In the genome of Microtus pennsylvanicus isolate mMicPen1 chromosome X, mMicPen1.hap1, whole genome shotgun sequence, the window AAGTTCACATTGAGTAAACTTAGCATCTCCTCACAGCGGCAGAGCTACAAATTGATTGTCTCTCATAGAGGGCTTGAGATTGGAGAAAGCAAAAGGAACCCAGTTCAGCTACATATTTTGGCTTGGGCTTCTGAGCCTTACCTCTTTGAAGTCCAGGATAGGCTGTCTTTTCAGTGAATGGTGGGTAATAGGGCTCACTTATTCTGTGATTCTGATAAAGAGACAAATGCCTCCCTCCCAGCTTTTTCATGATACACATAATTTGATCTTTCAACACCTGTTGACATTATTCAACTTAGCTGTGGAAATCACagcatttttaagtatttttaataaaaactgatTAAGGGAATCAGGCAATGAACTTTTATTTCCCCTGGTGCCCTATTGTAGATAATTGAACTTGGTGTGGAGAAATACATGAATATAAAAGTTCAaactttagaaaattattttcattctataATGGGGTAAGAAGTTACAACATACTTATCACAGACTAGTACTTTCTCAGACACATGTCCTGATTGTATGTACACTTAATATAGGAATAGATGCATAAAAATCAACTGgcctatatatgtgtatatgcacacattattaaatatatgtatgtatgtatattttatatatcatacacatatgcatatattgaATTTATACTATGTCTGTATACACTATCAATTAAAGgccttaaattttcatttttctacttcttGCATATCTGGTCAAGAGGCCAGAGGGAACCACACGTCCCTCTGTCTAGTCAGTCATCTGCTTGGCACTTGGTCAGTTTTATTTCATATAACACCAGAACTTGGAACATAGCTACTTCCAGAGTCTGTGACTACTTTATGTACCTTTCTTGTTTCTCAGCAGCACTGGCAAGGGCTGAGAGCTCCCTGGTCTGGGATCTCAGGTATTCTTACCACCTTAAGACACCTGTGTTCCCAGGCCCTGTGTGTTCCCGTGGCCCAAGTTCCATGCCAGAAAGCTTCTGCGGCTATTACAGAAAGTCTCTTTGTGGCCTTACCAACAGAATCTCAGTGTGATCTTGAGGGTACAGGAACTGGACAAGCTGTGGTGGAGCAAACAGGCAAAGCATTGAAAAAATAATCAAgcctttattaaaatatatttttgtagaaTAGGGCATCAAATACTCcaaaactgaagttacaggcagttgtgagctgtctgacatggaTTCTGTAGAAcaccaagcactcttaaccaccaagccatctttccagccccaagtctgcaatcttattgttattattttcattattattgtgtgCAAAAGCACCCTTCCCTGTCCTGTgccagtttctttcttctctgggttACTCCCTTCTATCTAGACCTAGAAATATACATGTGTGGGAACATCCAGAAACATGCGCTTTTCATTCTGCCGTCCACCTGGAATGCTCTTGCGGTTCAGATTGTGTCTGAAAATATTGACATCTATGGTTGGCACTCTTTCCTTTCAAATTCTAGATATATTTACTCTCAGGAGCCATTTACTTGGTTTCCTGGAATTGTTGGTGGAAAATATTATAcctatttcattcattttttcttcaGTAAAGTGGGGATTCCAATCTGGCAGTTTGTacctttctgttttcatatcccaTGGACAGCGCTGCGCACATTTATTCCATAGTTGGTGACTAATGAAGCAAAGTCAACAgactccaaaagaaagaaaagaggggtcAATCTTTTCACCTCCCTGGATTGTTACTTGAATTATTTGATTTCCTTTAAAAGCCCATATGGTCTGTGTTCTGAAGGTAAGGGTTCATTTTTAAGAATGAGACAAAATAATGATTCTGGGTCAGTCTCACATTCCAAAAGCTGAAAGCTGCAGGTTCACCTTTAGAACTCCCCAGATAAGCACTCTGTGTGCTTGGCAGCATGGGCTGCTCGGCCCAGGGCTGGGTGTGAGTGCATGAGTTACCTGTTATGCATACCTGACTCCGCCTCTCCTTCTTCCCTAGGCTTGTTAGAGTGCTGTGCAAGATGTCTGGTGGGGGCCCCCTTTGCTTCCCTGGTGGCCACTGGATTGTGTTTCTTTGGAGTGGCACTGTTCTGTGGATGTGGACATGAAGCTCTCACTGGTACAGAGAAGCTAATTGAGACCTATTTCTCCAAAAACTACCAGGACTATGAGTATCTCATTAATGTGTAAGTACTTTCTCACTCCCAGACCCATGTCTTTTCTTCCCCTCACCCTGTCTTGGAGGTACCAAACTCATCAGCATCTTAGTAACTAGGAGGGCACCAATGTAGAGCCAGCTGGAATTCCTGACCATCCCTCTGCATACAGATTCTCCCACGCCATGTTGGAAGCTTGTAGTGAGGGGACAATGTCAGGTTCAGAAAAGAGGTCTGCCTCCTCTCGCTCCCCTGTGTTTGCTCACACAGGGTCCTATTTCTGCTCGGTATGTTTAGTGTTGCTGGAATCATCTCCACAGTGGCAGGTGGAGGTCCAGTGATGGGGCAGAGTGGAGCCCTGGTCTTGGTCGGACACTGTTTTCGTGCACTCAGGCTTAGTGATGTCACCCCTACGCCTAGAGTTCGTCATGCATCTCCCGGCTTGTCTAGCTTATCTCTCCTTTGGAGTAGCACTTGGGGAGGGTCGGCGAGGAGGGGCAAACATGGTTCTCTAGGATGCAGGCTAACAAGGaatagaaaaggggaagagaagcaCGTGCTTTTGCCCACCTACTCTCTGGCTCCATTTACTTCAACGAGGAAAAGGTGAAGGAACACAAGTGAAACCTAGTGGTTTCTCTCAAAAATGTCCAGCTACCTAGGCATCTACCTTACTAACGGACAAGACCTGTGCCCTCTGAATACAGTTGTCTGGCCTTTTCTGTCTGTCAATGCAGGATTCATGCTTTCCAGTATGTCATCTATGgaactgcctctttcttcttcctttatgggGCCCTCCTGCTGGCTGAGGGCTTCTACACCACCGGCGCAGTCAGGCAGATCTTTGGCGACTACAAGACCACCATCTGCGGCAAGGGCCTGAGCGCAACGGTAACAGGGGGCCAGAAGGGGAGGGGTTCCAGAGGCCAACATCAAGCTCATTCTTTGGAGCGGGTGTGTCATTGTTTGGGAAAATGGCTAGGACATCCCGACAAGGTGATCATCCTCAGGATTTTGTGGCAATAACAAGGGGCGGGAGACAATTGGGCGTGACTCTGTGGCCTCATCCCCACCCAAGGTTGGGTCCTCTCCAGAGGCCTGGCTTTTGAGTGAGGAAGCGATGGCTACAGCCGAACGATATGGTCAGGAAGAACGTGGTGCCTGGCCGGCTTAGCCTCACCTTTCAAAGGTTCCCTAGAAAATTTTATCTCAAACTGAAAAGCATGAATTTTGTAGGATGTTTTATACAATAAGACCATTTCTAACCAATCTGTTGGTATCCCTTTATTTTGTTCCTAGCAGGGACTACAAGAGTGGACCGGATATATAAGAATCTAAAATGCTAGACTTGGAATTGAGACTTAGACACGTAATCTGAAATGGAGGGTGAACCATAGAAATGAAAGAATTGACTTGAAGTCACAGTGTTCTGGGATCCTATACTATTGAGGGTCCCAGAGAGGGTTAGGCTCCATCAGGATATTTCACACTTACTTTTGGCCTAGCCATGTTTTAGAAAGACATGCCTTGTTTTTTTCAAGAGTTAAAGATCTTTTGGGGTCTGAACATGTGTGTGGTATGCTGATGACCTTTTGTGACCAGCAGCTAGCTTAGAATGGTTTTAGCTCTGAAATTTAAATCTCCCATTGGCATTGTTCCGTGACTAGGGAACAAAACTCTTGTGGCAAAGAATGTCTTGTAAGCTCAGCCTAAGGCACAAAACGGCACAACTTTCTTTcaggacttttttatttttacttctttacaCCTTCTCTGCCCTCCAAATTCCTTGAAGCCCCTCTAACCCAGGGATCCGCCTCACTCCAACTCCCACCCACTCCCCCTACCCATCGTTACACTCTGGGCCAGTTCTCTAAGAGACACTGCCAATGACACTTGGCAGAACTGCCTTGCTCACTAATTTCATTTGAGGGGGAGTCCTGGAATCTGACTTCGTTGGCACTGCCACGCCAGGATCTCCCAGTTTGTGTTTCAGGATCTGCAAGCTGGTGCTGATTTGTAACTACCCTATGTCGATTGTTTTAGTTTGTGGGCATCACCTATGCCCTGACTGTTGTGTGGCTCCTGGTGTTTGCCTGCTCTGCTGTGCCTGTGTACATTTACTTCAACACCTGGACCACCTGCCAGTCTATTGCCTTCCCTAGCAAGACTTCTGCCAGTATAGGCACTCTCTGCGCTGATGCCAGAATGTACGGTGAGTTGGATGGGGGACTTTAGATTCCCTGGCATCTATAGAAGTACTTGTTTTGTGCTCAGGTGAGGAGGATGGTGATTCTGGAAATCTCCTGAGATGATAAATGAATGCATCTTAGTTTATTAATCTCTTTCCACTGAAACTGAGGTTCCCCCACCCCAGAAAGGGAACATGGAAGCTTTGGCAGTGTTCATTCGTTCGTTGGTTTCTTGGGTGTCCTTACTCGTTTTCTCTGACTGATTGCTGCTACCAACCCCCAAAACAGCACATTACAATCCTATAAGATTTCAGCATTATCAATACCACCTTTGCCTTTATGGAAATTTTAGGGAGCAGGACCACACTTAACTGTCGATATCAGGCTTACTGCCAGGATAGGGAAGTCAGAGAGGCTCTGGAGCAGGCCTCCTCATGGCCTCTAGCCCTGTGAAGTTCACTCTGGTTCATCTTTGCACCTTAGGTGTTCTCCCATGGAATGCTTTCCCTGGCAAGGTTTGTGGCTCCAACCTTCTGTCCATCTGCAAAACAGCTGAGGTAAGTGAATGATTCAGGTTATTTTGAAATAGATTGGCTAATAACACAGAATTTCTGGCCTATAACAGAAGTTTCTCCACATGACCATCAATTTCAAGGATTATAATATCTCCTTGTTGAACTTTGAATAAGCAGATTTCCCGTCTACAAAATAAAGGCTAAGTATGCCTGAGTCAGTGAGCATACTGATTAAAAGTAAAAGTACCTATTTTCCCAAGAACTGCATTAGAAATCTTACTTTCTCAGACTCCcctcattaaaagaaaaatatatagctttaGTAAAATTTCCCAAATGAAAATCTTCATTTTGGTTAAAAACTTAACAAGAGAATGGGTCATGCATAAAGACATACATGGGCTCTATAAAATATGTTCAGTGTGGAACTCCTTAATCTCCATTGAGAGGTGAAATCAGTACAgttgaagaagagaaaatgctCCATCGAGAACAGATATATGCCGCGGAAGCAAGGGAATGAGAGCAAATCCTGGGGAAGAAGTCAGAAAAACAACATCTTTGAAAGGGAAGTACTGACTTTAGGATGTGGTATCCTGGGCACAACTGTAGGAAATGCGTTACTTCTGTGGGATCATTAATCTCGTTTCTGAGTCTTTGGGATGCTGCAGGTGTGAGATGCGCTGACAGACAGGCAAATGGGAGGTTGATGCTTAGGGAAGTGAAAACTTAGAGACACAAATTAACATACAGGCAAGATGTCAACCCGTCCAGAAGACTTCATTCACTATTATAGTGGATCACgcttttattttctgatataaGAAATAATTCTCTCACACTCATTTCCCCGCAGTTCCAAATGACCTTCCACCTGTTTATTGCTGCATTTGTGGGTGCTGCAGCCACACTCGTCTCCCTGGTAAGTTGTTCTAaaataatattagaaaataaGTGCTCCAGGGATAGCTTGAGTGCTATTAGGCTAAGGCTAGAAGAGATACTCCTTCCAACTTTGAAATTGGAGGGAAGCTCTGAGAAGGGACAGCAAGGTATGGGGCTCCATATTTCTACCACGGGTTGTCCAGACACTGGCAGAGTATGGAACCATCTCTCAAAGGATTTGCTGTATCCCGGGATCCTGTATAGTCTAAACATCTTCTGTAGTCGCTAGTGGATTTAATTACTCGGGGAAACTGGAAGGACCTCCTCACGTTAGAATTGTTATGACTTGCTGCAGTCCTGTGCCCCGGGTCCTGCAGGTAGTGTCGACTACAGTGCCAATGAAGTCTGCTCATTGCTAAGGCACTAACGGGCAAGGTGATTTACCTCGAGTCTCTGAGGTAGCAGTTAGCTACAAGGAGgatctcccagaattctcctcagTACCTGGAGGATTTCACTTCTAGTCTGTAATATCAGTTGATGCATAAAACACAGGACGGCTCTGCTGCACGAAGTAGCTGTGCGTGGATAGCAAACACTATGGCTCCAAGTCCCTTAGACATGCTGATGTGACAGCATAGGCCCAGCTAGGGTCCTTAAGGAAAGGTCAGTGGTTAGCAGAACTGAGCTGTGGAATACGTCTTTATTGATTAGGTTATCTGTGAATGGACTATTGTTTAAGTGTCTATAGAAGACTTCTATTCACATATGTAGAAAAAGCCAAGGATATGGTTTTTAGGGGCTTTTTTTTCCAGACCATATCCTTTGATTTAGTTGTGGTTTTACTTCCACTCTCTCCCTCGTTCACAAAAGGTTTTGAGCAGGGAgacttcctctttctgctctcacttgtcttctctcttctgttcCCCACAGCTCACCTTCATGATCGCTGCCACTTACAACTTCGCCGTCCTTAAACTCATGGGCCGAGGCACCAAGTTCTGAGCTCCTGTAGAAACTCCCCTGTCTAATTGCGAGGCTCTAACCACACAGCCTACAGTGTTGTGTCTCCTGTCTTAACTCTGCCTTTGCCACTGATTGGCCCTCTTCTTACTTGATGAGTATAACAAGAAAGGAGAGTCTTGCAGTGATTAATCTCTCTCTGGACTCTCCCTTTTCTGTACCTCTTTTACTCATTTTGCTCCACAGCTGGTTCCTGCTAGAAGTGGAGAGTGCCTGAGAAGGCGCTTCTCCAGCTGCAAGTCACAGAGGAACGAAAGCTCTAATTCAATTTGGGAGCATCTCCTAAAGACCAAGATGTACTTCCTTCACAAAGGGCATTTCCATTGAGAAAAACAAAGCGGAAAGAAAGATTctcagggagagagcaggaatgcCCTTGGTCTCCTTGCCATCAATAGGAGCCAGCTATATTCTCCTTGATGCCCCAAACCAAGAACTCACCCTTATCTTCCTATTTCCATTgaagacagaagcaaaggaaagaatgCTAGCAAAGCAATAGCACTTGCCCAAATCTGCCTCCTGCAGCTGGGAGACAGGGGTCAAAGCAAGGATCTTTCACCCTTAGAAAGAGAGCTCTGACCCCAATGGCAGTGGACTATGTAAGCCCTAATTCAACCAACCTTACGGCATCAGGGAGCACAGTGTAGACAAAGGGGCAAAGTCTGTCCTTACACCACATTAGGAAGAGAAACAGTGCTGTCAGGCTCTGCTCACTCCCTTCTCCTTGATAACAGCTACCATGACAACCCTGTGGTTTCCAAGGAGCTGAGAACAGAAGGAAACTAGCTTTCATGAAATAAGACTGTGACCTAAAGAGCAGCAGTTGGCGGAGGCTAAAGGTGTAGCTTAAGATGGCTCTCGGCTAGATGCAAGATAGTTAACTCTTTGGatagaatatcttttttttttctgtcggTTAAttgtgtcctctggcctctggcataTCTTCACAATGGTGCTCTTTTCCTGGGGTTTTAGCTATTCACTAGAGCAGGTGATTTGAAGATCTTGATTAGTCAGAAGGATTCATGTCTTACCTTTTCCAATTCTTTAGCTCTTGTTGGGAGTTAGATCAGAAAGATCTGGAGAATGAGTTTTGATTGCAgttctttttgaaaaaagaaacctGGACAGTAAGCAtcacaaaaaaatatttcaaattgtcTAGTCCCATGAATTTATTTGGATTTTCCACAAGCATTATGCCATTTGTAGAAATCGGCTTGGTAAATTTGAATCTCAATTTGAATAAGCTgtccagtattttcttttctaacaaATGACAAATGACTTTACTTGCAAATGGCATCTTGGCATTTTGAGAATTAGGCTTAGCGTAGAAGTTATTGTCTCTTGGTATATATAGGTCACATAATAGATTGTACTAGCTGCCAGCTGTTCATTTGGTAAACTTCCATGGAGATCTGGAGACATGgagaggacagacagaaagaactaGAAACCTCAACTCCCAGATTTCAAGTATCTGGGATTTGTTAACTTtgggattaaaattaaaaaaaaaaaactccgaTCTATTTTCATTGAAGGAAAGGTTATTATAGATCTTTCATTACAGACTTCTGTCGTCCTTATTCCCCAAAGTGGTTTCTGCCATGTTGAAGAACTTGATAAGAAGACAGTGAAGACTTGTTCTTGGGCCAGTATGTAAGATAACTAGGGTATACAAGagtgaggagaggggaaaggatcTGTGAGAAACCAATCAAGATCAAGGAAAGTGGAATAATctctatcttttattttgttttgatttaataaCATAACCAGCTGTTCCCTACAAacctcacatgcatgcacacacacacgtacaaagaGAGTTAATCAACTGCAAGTGTTTCCTTCAATTCTGATAGAGAATTTTGATTTTAACAACATAAAGAATAAACTTTTAGAAACTCATcttacaaaatgtattttataaaattaaagaaaataaaattaagaatgttCTCAATCAAACATGTTGTCCTTTGAATTGTTCTGTTTGACCTCGCTAACAAGGAACTTAGTTATAGCTAAGGTGCTCGTGTATATTTCAGGCCACATAGGTTGTTCTTGCACTACTTCTATGAAAAATGTAAGTTACTTCTTTTTATACCTAAAGACACTAGGAAATGGATGCAAACAGTTTGCCCAAAGAAACCCAATAAATGCTTGTCTGAACTTGAAtattgttctttgagacagggtttcactatgatCCAtctgttcctgtcctggaactctcggtgcagaccaggctggccttgaactcatagagatctgcctgccttaaGTGCTAGGATTTAGGCGTGTACTACCCTActggactgaattcaggtctctATAacagttcattttgttttgcttgtttgtttaacgctttatttttctcttgggtTTCAGAGTGTTCTGCTTATGCGGAGTCAGTAAGATTTACTTTCCCAGTGTCATTGTGGTGCCCCAACACCTGGTGTATTTagtgttaaattattttttatcttttctcaaaATTGTTTAGCTATTCCAATAGAGATACCATGGTGCTTCCCACATGAGTAATACATAGTTTCACTTGGGAACTACTAAATGAAAGGTTTGAAGTTGAATGTTTATAGAGCTGGGGAGATAAAACGAGGACAATATCAATTAAATGCGCTGTAGCAGTTGAGAATTCAAACAAATTAATGGTACCCACTACCCTGGGGAGCTTAGGCCATAGCTCACCTAACATAACATGGACAGCACTCTGATGACCAGCCGGAAGAAACCTAACTTAAAATTCGCTGTAGGTTTGTCTTGTACATGTGGCTGATAAGGAACATGAGAAAGGAGACTTTGGCTGTAGGCAACATGTTAGTCATC includes:
- the Plp1 gene encoding myelin proteolipid protein isoform X1, whose product is MGLLECCARCLVGAPFASLVATGLCFFGVALFCGCGHEALTGTEKLIETYFSKNYQDYEYLINVIHAFQYVIYGTASFFFLYGALLLAEGFYTTGAVRQIFGDYKTTICGKGLSATVTGGQKGRGSRGQHQAHSLERVCHCLGKWLGHPDKFVGITYALTVVWLLVFACSAVPVYIYFNTWTTCQSIAFPSKTSASIGTLCADARMYGVLPWNAFPGKVCGSNLLSICKTAEFQMTFHLFIAAFVGAAATLVSLLTFMIAATYNFAVLKLMGRGTKF
- the Plp1 gene encoding myelin proteolipid protein isoform X2, producing the protein MGLLECCARCLVGAPFASLVATGLCFFGVALFCGCGHEALTGTEKLIETYFSKNYQDYEYLINVIHAFQYVIYGTASFFFLYGALLLAEGFYTTGAVRQIFGDYKTTICGKGLSATFVGITYALTVVWLLVFACSAVPVYIYFNTWTTCQSIAFPSKTSASIGTLCADARMYGVLPWNAFPGKVCGSNLLSICKTAEFQMTFHLFIAAFVGAAATLVSLLTFMIAATYNFAVLKLMGRGTKF